In a genomic window of Actinomycetota bacterium:
- a CDS encoding cupredoxin domain-containing protein, with amino-acid sequence MTRRLRLMAVVLVVLAAGCSSDESVGSLENLGTGEEQAANRLGELEAPPEDPAATPAPTAPPAAAVATPKPQQAQPTPAPAARTYEIKIVAGGQGFDPFAVAVSRGTRIKVTNTTDRAATFSSDPPGAFDSGPIAPGASWEYVANTPGKFQFHDKERPFAQGQLEVRAE; translated from the coding sequence ATGACGAGGAGACTGAGGTTGATGGCGGTGGTGCTCGTGGTGCTGGCCGCGGGGTGCAGCAGCGACGAGTCGGTAGGGAGCCTCGAGAACCTGGGCACGGGCGAGGAGCAGGCGGCGAACAGGCTGGGCGAGCTGGAGGCGCCTCCCGAAGACCCGGCGGCCACCCCGGCTCCCACCGCCCCTCCGGCAGCGGCGGTAGCCACGCCGAAGCCGCAGCAGGCTCAGCCCACCCCGGCGCCCGCCGCGCGGACCTACGAGATCAAGATCGTCGCCGGCGGACAGGGTTTCGATCCGTTCGCGGTGGCGGTCAGCCGGGGGACCCGCATCAAGGTGACCAACACGACCGATAGGGCGGCCACCTTCTCGTCTGACCCGCCGGGTGCGTTCGACTCGGGTCCGATCGCGCCCGGCGCATCGTGGGAGTACGTCGCGAACACGCCCGGGAAGTTCCAGTTCCACGACAAGGAGCGTCCGTTCGCCCAGGGTCAGCTGGAGGTCCGCGCTGAGTAG
- a CDS encoding MFS transporter gives MTEPPRNTRDTLPEGGAATGPGPTGTGAQADIVREMASAMKRGPKAIMGQAVTDFKMLRVTRYGLRPLMVLFLIDFVQGFDSNVPTLFMPEIRADFNITLTQLTLASSLFGMLFAFTGPLIGWMADRYRRTYMLGISAVLSGICSLLSAFAPGFLMFAVLRQLDSASEKLGDVPGQSLAYDYYPVEARAKTVSVKKVAGQILGFLSLPITPLIALRFGWRQAMLVVAIPVIISGLLVLGLPEPVRGYWERLRAGESEESAEKEQPPVKWGEALRILLAIKTLRRILIALPVIMISTSGLGMLWQFWLVEQFRLSPFARSMIGIPGSILGLFMLLAGGGLADIFIKRNPGKILVITAMIGFASTFSKIFVLLFPSLILYLVLSFLINAIDSLLDPAQYAVTSLVIPPRLRGQGVGVLGLIFIPLAPLAVIPAYMADTYGLTTSLMIFSPLALVGGLINLSAVRYFNIDQRAAIAAANATNEYNRALKEGRVKLLVIRDMDVAYDGVQVVFNVDIDIDQGEMVALLGTNGAGKSTVLKAISGIQPADNGAIFLDGRDITRLPPFDISRLGVVHMPGGRAVFPSLTVKENLDLAQLELDETPELAERREKIFEFFPVLRERLDAEAGLLSGGEQQMIGLAQAFLWKPKLLMIDELSLGLAPAVVGQLLDIVKAINAEGTTVVLVEQSVNIALSIAERAIFMEKGEVKFDGETAELLRRPDIMRAVYLKGSAALGAGRRPEATAAPSAPKARPILELEGVHKSFGGKKVLDDVSFTLEEGASLGVIGPNGAGKTTLFDVISGYLPADAGRIMYDGVDITKMSAAQEGKLGLVRRFQDAKLFGSLTVFETVCVALDKKLDVRNPFVTALQLPSVRRSEARIRARADRLIELLELGAFRDKFVSDLSTGSRRIVDLACVLAAEPRVLLLDEPSTGIAQAEAENLGPLLRRIRIETGCSLLVIEHDMQLIQKISDELLAMVLGRVVVRGPADEVLDHPEVVEAYLGGSEEAVKRSGVLI, from the coding sequence GGGCCGACGGGGACCGGCGCACAGGCGGACATCGTGCGGGAGATGGCGTCCGCCATGAAGCGGGGGCCGAAGGCGATCATGGGCCAGGCCGTGACCGACTTCAAGATGCTGCGCGTGACCCGGTACGGACTGCGACCCCTGATGGTGCTGTTCCTCATCGACTTCGTGCAGGGCTTCGACTCGAACGTGCCGACGCTGTTCATGCCGGAGATCCGGGCCGACTTCAACATCACCCTGACCCAACTCACGCTGGCCTCGAGCCTGTTCGGGATGCTCTTCGCCTTCACCGGTCCGCTCATCGGCTGGATGGCGGACCGCTACCGGCGGACGTACATGCTCGGGATCAGCGCGGTCCTGTCCGGTATCTGTTCCCTGCTCTCGGCCTTCGCGCCGGGTTTCCTCATGTTCGCGGTGCTGAGGCAGCTCGACAGCGCGTCGGAGAAGCTCGGCGACGTCCCGGGACAGTCGCTCGCCTACGACTACTACCCGGTGGAGGCGCGGGCGAAGACGGTCTCGGTGAAGAAGGTGGCCGGACAGATACTGGGCTTCCTCAGCCTCCCCATCACCCCGCTGATCGCACTCAGGTTCGGATGGAGGCAGGCGATGTTGGTGGTCGCCATCCCGGTGATCATCAGCGGACTGCTGGTCCTAGGACTCCCCGAACCGGTCCGCGGCTACTGGGAGAGGCTCCGGGCGGGCGAGAGCGAGGAGTCCGCCGAGAAGGAGCAGCCCCCGGTGAAGTGGGGGGAGGCGCTGCGGATCCTCCTCGCCATCAAGACGCTCCGGCGGATCCTCATCGCGCTCCCGGTCATCATGATCAGCACGAGCGGTCTCGGGATGCTCTGGCAGTTCTGGCTCGTCGAGCAGTTCCGTCTCAGCCCGTTCGCCAGATCGATGATCGGCATCCCTGGGTCGATCCTGGGCCTGTTCATGCTCCTGGCGGGCGGGGGCCTCGCCGACATATTCATCAAGCGGAACCCAGGGAAGATCCTGGTCATCACCGCGATGATCGGCTTCGCCTCGACCTTCTCGAAGATATTCGTGCTCCTCTTCCCGAGCCTGATCCTCTACCTCGTGCTCAGCTTCCTCATCAACGCGATCGACAGCCTCCTCGACCCCGCCCAGTACGCGGTCACGTCGCTCGTGATCCCTCCCCGGCTGCGAGGACAGGGCGTCGGCGTGCTCGGGTTGATCTTCATCCCCCTGGCGCCGCTGGCGGTCATCCCGGCGTACATGGCCGACACGTACGGGCTCACCACTTCGCTGATGATCTTCAGCCCCCTCGCGCTGGTCGGCGGGCTCATAAACCTGTCCGCCGTGCGCTACTTCAACATCGACCAGCGGGCGGCCATCGCCGCCGCCAACGCAACCAACGAGTACAACCGCGCGTTGAAGGAAGGGCGCGTCAAGCTGCTCGTCATCCGGGACATGGACGTGGCCTACGACGGCGTGCAGGTGGTCTTCAACGTGGACATCGATATCGACCAGGGAGAGATGGTCGCCCTGCTCGGCACGAACGGGGCCGGCAAGTCGACGGTCCTCAAGGCGATCAGCGGCATCCAGCCCGCGGACAACGGGGCCATCTTCCTGGACGGCCGGGACATCACGCGGCTCCCGCCGTTCGACATCTCGCGGCTGGGCGTCGTCCACATGCCCGGGGGCCGGGCGGTGTTCCCGTCGCTCACGGTGAAGGAGAACCTCGATCTCGCTCAGCTGGAGCTCGACGAGACACCCGAGCTGGCGGAACGCCGGGAGAAGATCTTCGAGTTCTTCCCGGTCCTGCGCGAGCGGCTGGACGCAGAGGCGGGCCTGCTGTCCGGCGGCGAGCAGCAGATGATCGGGCTCGCCCAGGCCTTCCTGTGGAAGCCGAAGCTGCTGATGATCGACGAGCTCTCGCTCGGGCTCGCACCGGCCGTCGTCGGTCAGCTCCTGGACATCGTGAAGGCGATCAACGCCGAGGGGACCACCGTCGTCCTGGTCGAACAGTCGGTGAACATCGCGCTGTCCATAGCCGAGCGCGCGATCTTCATGGAGAAGGGAGAGGTGAAGTTCGACGGGGAGACAGCCGAGCTGCTCCGCCGGCCCGACATCATGCGGGCGGTCTACCTGAAGGGATCGGCCGCTCTCGGCGCGGGACGTCGTCCCGAGGCGACCGCCGCACCGAGCGCCCCCAAGGCCCGCCCGATCCTGGAGCTCGAGGGGGTCCATAAGTCGTTCGGGGGCAAGAAGGTGCTCGACGACGTGTCCTTCACGCTCGAGGAGGGGGCCTCCCTCGGTGTGATCGGCCCGAACGGCGCCGGGAAGACCACGCTGTTCGACGTGATCTCGGGCTACCTCCCCGCCGACGCGGGGCGGATCATGTACGACGGCGTCGATATCACGAAGATGAGCGCGGCCCAGGAGGGCAAGCTCGGGCTGGTTCGGCGTTTCCAGGACGCGAAGCTGTTCGGCTCCCTGACCGTCTTCGAGACCGTCTGCGTCGCTCTCGACAAGAAGCTGGACGTCCGCAACCCGTTCGTGACCGCGCTGCAGCTGCCGTCCGTACGGCGCAGCGAGGCGCGGATCCGCGCCCGTGCGGACAGGCTGATCGAGCTGCTGGAACTAGGCGCTTTCCGGGACAAGTTCGTCTCCGACCTCTCGACCGGCTCCCGACGCATCGTCGACCTGGCGTGCGTCCTCGCCGCGGAGCCCCGGGTCCTGCTGCTCGACGAGCCGTCGACCGGGATCGCGCAGGCGGAGGCGGAGAACCTCGGTCCGCTGCTGCGCCGGATAAGGATCGAGACGGGATGCAGCCTGCTCGTGATCGAGCACGACATGCAGCTGATACAGAAGATCTCCGACGAGCTGCTGGCGATGGTGCTGGGGCGCGTCGTGGTCCGCGGGCCAGCGGACGAGGTGCTGGACCATCCCGAGGTCGTCGAGGCCTACCTGGGTGGTAGCGAGGAAGCCGTGAAGAGGAGCGGGGTACTCATATGA